The following proteins come from a genomic window of Enterobacter chengduensis:
- a CDS encoding DUF808 domain-containing protein: MTILAGSSLLTLLDDIATLLDDISVMGKLAAKKTAGVLGDDLSLNAQQVSGVRANRELPVVWGVAKGSFLNKVILVPLALLISAFIPWAITPLLMIGGAFLCFEGVEKVLHSFSARKQSDTPEVRQQRLEALAAQDPKTFERDKVKGAIRTDFILSAEIVAITLGIVSDAPLLNQVLILSGIAILVTVGVYGLVGLIVKLDDIGYWLEEKSSAVARGIGKSLLVLAPWLMKSLSVVGTLAMFLVGGGIVVHGIAPLHHAIEHFASAQGAVIAAILPTLLNLVLGFIIGAIVVAAVKLVEKLRGTSH; this comes from the coding sequence ATGACCATTTTGGCAGGAAGTAGCTTATTAACATTGCTGGACGATATTGCCACCTTACTGGACGACATTTCAGTGATGGGGAAGCTGGCGGCGAAGAAAACCGCTGGCGTGCTGGGAGATGATTTATCGCTTAACGCCCAGCAGGTGAGTGGGGTAAGAGCAAACCGGGAGCTGCCGGTGGTGTGGGGCGTGGCGAAAGGCTCCTTCCTGAACAAGGTGATTCTGGTGCCGCTGGCGCTGCTGATCAGCGCGTTTATTCCCTGGGCCATCACGCCGCTGTTGATGATCGGCGGGGCGTTTCTCTGCTTTGAGGGCGTCGAGAAGGTTCTGCACTCCTTTAGCGCGCGCAAGCAGAGCGATACGCCTGAGGTGCGCCAGCAGCGTCTTGAGGCGCTGGCCGCGCAGGATCCAAAAACCTTCGAGCGCGATAAGGTCAAAGGCGCCATTCGGACCGACTTTATCCTGTCGGCGGAAATTGTCGCCATTACGCTGGGCATTGTCTCCGACGCGCCGCTCCTCAATCAGGTGCTGATCCTCTCCGGCATCGCCATTCTGGTCACGGTAGGCGTCTACGGCCTGGTGGGGCTGATCGTGAAGCTGGACGATATCGGCTACTGGCTGGAAGAAAAGTCGAGCGCGGTGGCGAGAGGTATCGGCAAAAGCCTGCTGGTGCTGGCCCCGTGGCTGATGAAGAGTTTGTCGGTGGTGGGCACGCTGGCGATGTTCCTCGTGGGCGGCGGGATCGTGGTTCACGGCATTGCGCCGCTGCACCATGCTATCGAACATTTCGCCTCCGCGCAGGGGGCCGTTATTGCGGCGATCCTGCCCACGCTGCTGAATCTGGTGCTGGGCTTTATCATTGGCGCTATCGTGGTCGCGGCGGTGAAGCTGGTTGAAAAACTGCGCGGCACCTCGCACTAA
- the yedA gene encoding drug/metabolite exporter YedA: protein MRFRQLLPLIGALFSLYIIWGSTYFVIRIGVESWPPLMMAGIRFLSAGVLLLAFLLLRGHKLPPLRPLLNAALIGLLLLAVGNGFVTIAEHQNVPSGIAAVVVATVPLFTLCFSRLFGIRTRKLEWLGIGIGLAGIILLNSGGNLSGNPWGAVIILIGSMSWAFGSVYGSRIELPTGMMAGAIEMLAAGIVLLLASALTGEKLTALPPVSGFLAVGYLALFGSLIAINAYMFLIRNVSPAVATSYAYVNPVVAVLLGTGLGGETLSPVEWIALGIIVFAVVLVTLGKYLLPAKPVVTPCGAEKP from the coding sequence ATGCGTTTCCGGCAACTGCTACCGCTCATCGGGGCACTCTTTTCGCTGTATATCATCTGGGGCTCAACCTATTTTGTCATTCGCATCGGCGTGGAGAGCTGGCCGCCGCTGATGATGGCGGGTATTCGCTTTCTCTCTGCGGGCGTGCTGCTGCTGGCGTTCCTGCTGCTGCGCGGGCATAAGCTTCCCCCGCTGCGGCCGCTGCTCAATGCCGCCCTGATCGGCCTGCTGCTGCTGGCGGTAGGAAATGGGTTTGTGACGATTGCCGAGCACCAGAACGTCCCGTCCGGGATCGCCGCCGTGGTCGTAGCCACCGTACCGCTGTTTACCCTGTGCTTTAGCCGCCTTTTCGGTATTCGCACCCGCAAGCTGGAGTGGCTGGGGATAGGCATTGGCCTGGCCGGCATTATTCTGCTCAACAGCGGGGGCAACCTGAGCGGGAATCCGTGGGGCGCGGTGATTATCCTGATAGGCTCCATGAGCTGGGCGTTTGGTTCCGTCTACGGTTCGCGTATTGAACTGCCGACCGGCATGATGGCCGGTGCGATTGAGATGCTCGCCGCCGGGATTGTGCTGCTGCTGGCCTCCGCGCTGACGGGAGAGAAGCTGACTGCCCTGCCGCCGGTGTCGGGCTTCCTGGCGGTAGGCTACCTGGCGCTGTTTGGCTCCCTGATTGCCATTAACGCCTATATGTTCCTGATCCGCAACGTCTCCCCGGCCGTCGCCACCAGCTATGCCTACGTTAACCCGGTTGTGGCCGTGCTGCTCGGGACGGGACTGGGGGGAGAAACGCTCTCTCCCGTGGAGTGGATTGCTTTAGGGATCATCGTCTTTGCCGTCGTGCTGGTTACCCTGGGCAAATATTTGCTGCCTGCCAAACCGGTGGTTACGCCTTGCGGGGCGGAGAAACCGTAA
- the fliL gene encoding flagellar basal body-associated protein FliL, with protein MTDSAITKKSKRSIWIPLLVLITLAACATAGYSYWRMQQEPTTAAAKAEAPPPPAPVFFPLDTFTVNLGDADRVLYVGITLRLKDEATRSRLNDYLPEVRSRLLLLFSRQDASALATDVGKQKLVDAIKQTLATPLVNGQPKQEVTDVLYTAFILR; from the coding sequence ATGACTGACTCCGCTATCACCAAAAAAAGTAAGCGTTCCATCTGGATCCCGCTGCTGGTGTTGATCACGCTCGCCGCCTGCGCCACCGCGGGCTATAGTTACTGGCGTATGCAGCAGGAACCGACCACCGCTGCAGCCAAGGCTGAAGCGCCACCTCCGCCGGCTCCAGTATTCTTCCCGCTGGATACCTTCACCGTCAATCTGGGTGATGCGGATCGCGTGCTTTATGTGGGCATTACGCTGCGCCTGAAAGATGAAGCCACCCGTTCACGTCTGAACGATTACCTTCCTGAAGTGCGCAGCCGCCTCCTGCTGCTGTTCTCTCGTCAGGACGCTTCGGCGCTGGCCACCGATGTGGGTAAGCAAAAGCTCGTCGACGCCATTAAACAAACGCTGGCGACCCCGCTGGTAAACGGCCAACCTAAGCAGGAAGTCACTGACGTTCTGTATACAGCATTCATTCTGCGGTAA
- the yodD gene encoding YodD family peroxide/acid resistance protein, with product MKTDKAYSDTIKREVEVDVDALLAAINEISESEVRRTDDNSDRVIVNGRDYHTYRELAEAFELDIHDFSVSEANR from the coding sequence ATGAAGACCGATAAAGCGTACAGCGATACCATCAAGCGAGAAGTCGAGGTGGATGTCGATGCCCTGCTGGCCGCCATCAATGAGATCAGCGAGTCAGAAGTCCGCCGGACGGACGATAATTCGGACCGCGTCATCGTCAACGGCAGGGATTATCACACCTACCGCGAGCTGGCCGAGGCCTTCGAGCTTGATATTCACGACTTTAGCGTGTCGGAAGCCAATCGGTAG
- the rcsA gene encoding transcriptional regulator RcsA gives MSTIIMDLCSYTRLGLTGYLASRGVRKRDINDAHTVDELAAACDELKPGVVFINEDCFIHDPANSQHIKQIINQHPKTLFIVFMAIANIHFDEYLLVRKNLLISSKSIKPESLDDILGDYLNKEVKNVGAVNLPTLSLSRTESSMLRMWMAGQGTIQISDQMNIKAKTVSSHKGNIKRKIKTHNKQVIYHVVRLTDNVTNGIFVNMR, from the coding sequence ATGTCAACGATCATTATGGATTTATGCAGCTACACCCGGCTAGGGTTAACCGGGTACCTGGCAAGCAGAGGGGTAAGAAAGAGAGACATCAACGATGCGCACACCGTTGACGAACTCGCAGCCGCTTGTGACGAACTAAAACCAGGCGTGGTGTTTATTAATGAGGACTGTTTCATTCACGATCCAGCCAACAGTCAGCACATTAAGCAAATCATTAATCAGCATCCAAAAACCCTGTTTATTGTTTTTATGGCGATCGCGAATATCCATTTCGATGAGTATTTGTTGGTCCGTAAAAATTTATTGATCAGTTCTAAATCGATTAAACCCGAGTCGCTGGATGACATTTTGGGTGATTATTTGAATAAAGAAGTAAAAAATGTAGGAGCGGTTAACTTACCCACCTTATCATTAAGCAGGACTGAATCAAGTATGCTGCGAATGTGGATGGCGGGACAAGGAACTATTCAGATCTCGGACCAGATGAATATTAAAGCGAAAACCGTTTCGTCACACAAAGGAAATATTAAACGGAAAATTAAAACGCATAATAAGCAAGTGATCTACCATGTGGTACGCCTGACCGATAATGTGACGAACGGGATTTTCGTCAACATGCGTTAG
- the fliN gene encoding flagellar motor switch protein FliN encodes MSDMNNPSDENSGALDDLWADALNEQKTTPAKSAADAVFQQLGGGDVSGTLQDIDLIMDIPVKLTVELGRTRMTIKELLRLTQGSVVALDGLAGEPLDILINGYLIAQGEVVVVADKYGVRITDIITPSERMRRLSR; translated from the coding sequence ATGAGTGACATGAACAATCCGTCCGATGAAAACAGCGGAGCACTGGACGATCTGTGGGCTGACGCGTTAAACGAGCAAAAAACGACTCCGGCCAAAAGCGCTGCGGATGCCGTATTCCAGCAGCTCGGCGGCGGTGACGTCAGCGGTACGCTGCAGGATATCGATCTGATTATGGATATCCCGGTAAAGCTGACCGTTGAGCTGGGACGTACCCGTATGACCATTAAAGAGCTGCTGCGCCTGACGCAGGGTTCCGTGGTGGCCCTTGACGGTCTGGCCGGCGAGCCGCTGGATATTCTGATCAACGGCTATCTGATTGCCCAGGGTGAGGTCGTGGTAGTAGCCGATAAATACGGCGTGCGTATCACCGACATCATTACCCCGTCTGAACGTATGCGTCGTCTGAGCCGTTAA
- a CDS encoding YodC family protein: protein MVFLVSDEVKPKKGGPRMIVTGYSSGMVECRWHDGYSIKREAFREDELQPGEGQRKRDKA from the coding sequence ATGGTCTTTTTGGTCAGTGATGAAGTTAAGCCTAAGAAGGGCGGCCCACGTATGATTGTCACCGGCTATTCCAGCGGAATGGTGGAATGTCGGTGGCACGATGGCTACAGCATCAAGCGGGAAGCATTTCGTGAAGATGAGCTTCAGCCGGGAGAGGGGCAGCGCAAGCGGGACAAGGCTTAA
- the dgcQ gene encoding cellulose biosynthesis regulator diguanylate cyclase DgcQ: MQHDTFVVRQSFLQWLHKRSNPGLIVNLCFLFVLVFSTLLTWREVVVLEEAYISSQRNHLDTVASSLDRELQNSVDRMLFFRQGMGDAIQTPLAFDVLKDAVSRFNTVRMLPTWQLAVDKKRTLPINGVSDAFVEKTTLLNRDAERIGHEISAALEVGYLLRLASSRAQTEARVIYVSRAGFFISTDTPDQAGDITARYYNLVTQSWFTQQSERNNRARAVRWFISTPSSWTRDERTITASVPIYFDRYWYGVVAMDFTLSTMQQLLAEATEDRTEGEYQLYDTRLNVIATSAHAGSPVNHFDERETAQIAQAIEHATGGGIRLGSRFISWERLDHFDGVVLRIHTLHEGVQDDFGSISIVLALLWALFTAMLLISWLVIRRMVSNMYTLQYSLQWQAWHDPLTRLNNRGALFDRAKILAETCRQQSLPVSVIQLDLDHFKNVNDRFGHQAGDKVLSHTAGLIASALRKNDVAGRVGGEEFCVVLPGIGLEEARGVADRIRCRINSKEILVKKSTTLRISASLGVSSADEAGLYDFEQLQSIADTRLYQAKQRGRNRVVWRDQDRK, from the coding sequence GTGCAGCACGATACCTTTGTTGTAAGACAATCTTTTTTGCAATGGCTGCATAAGCGTAGCAATCCGGGCTTGATTGTTAATCTCTGCTTTCTGTTCGTTCTGGTCTTTTCCACGCTCCTGACCTGGCGCGAGGTGGTGGTGCTCGAAGAGGCGTACATCTCGAGCCAGCGCAACCATCTGGATACGGTGGCGAGTTCGCTGGACAGGGAGCTGCAGAACAGCGTTGACAGGATGCTGTTCTTCCGTCAGGGCATGGGGGATGCGATCCAGACCCCGCTGGCCTTTGACGTCTTAAAGGATGCGGTGTCACGCTTTAATACCGTCCGTATGCTCCCCACCTGGCAGCTTGCCGTTGATAAAAAACGTACCCTTCCCATCAACGGGGTGTCGGATGCGTTCGTTGAAAAAACCACGCTTCTCAATCGTGACGCCGAGCGCATCGGCCATGAAATTTCTGCCGCCCTGGAAGTGGGATACCTGCTCAGGCTGGCGTCGTCGAGAGCGCAAACGGAAGCGCGGGTGATCTACGTCTCCCGCGCCGGTTTTTTCATTTCCACCGATACGCCGGACCAGGCGGGTGATATCACCGCCCGCTATTACAACCTGGTGACCCAGTCCTGGTTTACCCAGCAGTCCGAGCGTAACAATCGCGCGCGCGCGGTGCGCTGGTTTATCTCTACGCCTTCATCCTGGACCCGTGACGAACGCACGATCACCGCCAGCGTGCCTATATATTTCGATCGCTACTGGTATGGCGTTGTGGCGATGGACTTTACATTGAGCACGATGCAGCAGCTGCTGGCAGAGGCGACGGAAGACCGAACGGAGGGGGAGTATCAGCTGTACGATACCCGGCTCAATGTGATTGCCACGTCTGCCCACGCGGGAAGCCCGGTTAACCACTTTGACGAACGCGAAACGGCACAGATTGCCCAGGCGATTGAGCACGCGACCGGCGGCGGGATCCGCCTCGGAAGCCGCTTTATTAGCTGGGAGCGGCTCGATCACTTCGATGGCGTCGTCCTGCGGATCCACACCCTGCACGAAGGGGTGCAGGACGACTTCGGCAGCATCAGCATCGTGCTGGCGCTGCTGTGGGCGCTCTTTACCGCCATGCTGTTGATCTCGTGGCTGGTTATCCGTCGGATGGTGAGTAACATGTATACGCTTCAGTATTCGCTTCAGTGGCAGGCCTGGCATGACCCGCTTACCCGGCTGAATAATCGCGGCGCGCTGTTCGATCGCGCCAAAATCCTGGCGGAAACCTGTCGTCAGCAGTCGCTGCCCGTCTCGGTAATTCAGCTCGATCTCGATCACTTTAAAAACGTCAACGACCGTTTCGGCCACCAGGCTGGAGATAAGGTGCTCTCCCACACCGCGGGGCTGATTGCGAGCGCGTTACGCAAAAATGATGTAGCAGGCCGCGTCGGCGGGGAGGAGTTTTGCGTCGTCCTGCCGGGGATCGGTCTGGAGGAGGCGAGGGGGGTTGCGGACCGCATTCGCTGCCGGATCAACAGTAAAGAGATCCTGGTGAAGAAAAGCACAACCCTGCGCATCAGCGCGTCGCTGGGCGTGAGCAGCGCGGATGAGGCGGGTCTCTACGATTTTGAACAGCTGCAGTCCATTGCGGACACCCGGCTCTATCAGGCCAAACAGCGCGGGCGTAACCGGGTCGTCTGGCGGGATCAGGACAGGAAGTGA
- the dsrB gene encoding protein DsrB: MKVNDRVTVKTDGGPRRPGVVLAIEEFSEGTMYLVSLEDYPLGIWFFNELGHPDGIFVEKAD, translated from the coding sequence ATGAAGGTCAACGATCGGGTAACGGTTAAAACGGACGGTGGGCCGCGCCGCCCGGGTGTGGTATTGGCAATTGAAGAGTTTAGCGAAGGCACAATGTACCTGGTATCGCTGGAAGACTACCCGCTCGGCATCTGGTTTTTTAACGAACTGGGGCATCCGGACGGCATTTTTGTTGAGAAAGCAGACTAG
- a CDS encoding mannosyl-3-phosphoglycerate phosphatase-related protein, which translates to MPSLRDNLLIFSDLDGSLLDIHTYDWQPAMPWLDRLLESQVPVILCSSKTAAEMLDIQQDLGLEGLPFIAENGAVIQPDVRWEKVQRQIRGTAHRDIRPRIEHIRLQTGAKFTTFDDVDDRVISEWTGLTRYRAALARRHEASVTLIWRDTDEKMVQFEEELARIGLKCLQGARFWHILDARCGKDVAVNWLIAQYREQEEIDPTTLGLGDGPNDAPLLDSVDFAVVIKGINRQGITLRDDNPERVYHTRQPGPAGWQEGLDHFLS; encoded by the coding sequence ATGCCTTCACTTCGGGATAACTTGCTGATTTTTTCTGACCTGGATGGCTCGTTGCTGGATATTCATACCTATGACTGGCAACCCGCCATGCCCTGGCTCGACAGGCTTCTGGAAAGCCAGGTTCCGGTCATTCTGTGCAGCAGCAAGACTGCGGCAGAGATGCTGGATATTCAGCAGGATCTGGGGCTAGAAGGCTTACCCTTTATTGCCGAAAACGGCGCGGTGATTCAGCCCGACGTGCGCTGGGAAAAGGTCCAGCGTCAGATACGCGGGACGGCGCATCGGGATATTCGCCCGCGAATCGAGCATATTCGCCTGCAGACGGGCGCTAAGTTCACCACCTTTGACGACGTGGATGACCGCGTCATCAGCGAGTGGACCGGGCTAACGCGCTACCGTGCGGCGCTGGCCCGCAGGCACGAGGCATCCGTCACGCTTATCTGGCGCGATACCGACGAGAAAATGGTTCAGTTTGAAGAGGAGCTGGCGCGCATCGGCCTGAAATGTCTGCAGGGGGCGCGCTTCTGGCATATTCTCGACGCCCGCTGCGGCAAGGACGTGGCGGTGAACTGGCTGATTGCCCAGTACCGCGAGCAGGAAGAGATCGACCCCACCACGCTGGGGCTCGGCGACGGCCCGAACGATGCGCCGCTGCTCGACAGCGTCGACTTCGCGGTGGTCATCAAGGGCATCAACCGCCAGGGGATCACGCTACGGGACGATAACCCCGAGCGGGTTTATCACACCCGGCAGCCTGGGCCCGCGGGCTGGCAGGAGGGGCTGGATCACTTCCTGTCCTGA
- a CDS encoding very short patch repair endonuclease produces MTDVHDKATRSKNMRAIGTRDTAIEKRLAGLLTLAGFDFRVQDAALAGRPDFVIDAWQCIIFTHGCFWHHHDCYLFKVPATRTDFWLDKIGKNVERDRRDLSMLIAHGWRVLIVWECALRGRLKLNDTDLRERLEEWICGGGQTAQIDTQGIHLLTVSPPRKA; encoded by the coding sequence ATGACGGACGTTCACGATAAGGCGACGCGCAGCAAAAACATGCGGGCCATCGGCACGCGTGACACCGCCATCGAAAAGCGCCTGGCCGGGCTGCTGACGCTGGCGGGGTTTGACTTCCGCGTGCAGGATGCCGCCCTGGCGGGTCGCCCGGATTTCGTCATCGACGCCTGGCAGTGCATCATCTTTACCCACGGCTGTTTCTGGCACCATCACGACTGCTACCTGTTTAAAGTCCCCGCGACGCGCACCGATTTCTGGCTGGATAAGATTGGCAAGAACGTCGAGCGCGACAGGCGGGATCTTTCGATGCTTATTGCGCACGGCTGGCGGGTGCTGATTGTCTGGGAGTGTGCGCTGAGAGGCCGCTTAAAGCTGAACGATACCGATCTGCGAGAACGGCTGGAAGAGTGGATCTGCGGCGGCGGCCAGACCGCGCAGATCGACACGCAGGGGATCCACCTGCTTACGGTTTCTCCGCCCCGCAAGGCGTAA
- the fliM gene encoding flagellar motor switch protein FliM, with protein sequence MGDSILSQAEIDALLNGDSDKNDDPQPGIGGDSDIRPYDPNTQRRVVRERLQALEIINERFARQFRMGLFNLLRRSPDITVGAIRIQPYHEFARNLPVPTNLNLIHLKPLRGTGLVVFSPSLVFIAVDNLFGGDGRFPTKVEGREFTHTEQRVINRMLKLALESYSDAWKAINPLEVEYVRSEMQVKFTNITTSPNDIVVNTPFHVEIGNLTGEFNICLPFSMIEPLRELLVNPPLENSRNEDQNWRENLVRQVQHSQLELVASFADIPLRLSQILKLQPGDVLPIEKPDRIIAHVDGVPVLTSQYGTINGQYALRVEHLINPILNSLNEEQPK encoded by the coding sequence ATGGGCGACAGTATTCTTTCTCAGGCAGAAATCGATGCGCTGCTTAACGGCGACAGCGATAAAAACGATGATCCGCAACCGGGGATTGGCGGCGATAGCGATATTCGTCCCTATGACCCGAATACCCAGCGCCGCGTGGTACGTGAACGTCTGCAGGCGCTGGAGATCATTAACGAGCGTTTTGCACGTCAGTTCCGTATGGGGCTGTTTAACCTGCTGCGCCGTAGCCCGGATATCACGGTCGGCGCGATCCGCATTCAGCCTTACCATGAGTTTGCCCGCAACCTGCCGGTACCAACCAACCTTAACCTGATTCATCTTAAGCCGCTGCGCGGCACCGGCCTGGTGGTGTTTTCCCCAAGCCTGGTGTTCATCGCGGTGGATAACCTGTTCGGCGGCGACGGGCGCTTCCCGACCAAGGTAGAAGGTCGCGAATTCACCCACACCGAACAGCGCGTCATTAACCGCATGCTGAAGCTGGCGCTGGAGTCGTACAGCGACGCCTGGAAAGCGATTAACCCGCTGGAAGTGGAGTACGTCCGTTCCGAGATGCAGGTGAAATTTACCAATATCACCACCTCTCCGAACGATATCGTCGTGAACACGCCGTTCCACGTGGAGATCGGTAACCTGACCGGCGAGTTCAACATCTGCCTGCCGTTCAGCATGATCGAACCGCTGCGCGAGCTGCTGGTGAACCCGCCGCTGGAGAACTCCCGCAACGAAGACCAGAACTGGCGAGAAAACCTGGTCCGCCAGGTCCAGCATTCACAGCTTGAGCTGGTGGCGAGCTTCGCCGATATCCCGCTGCGGTTATCCCAGATCCTGAAATTACAACCCGGTGACGTTTTGCCGATAGAAAAACCCGACCGCATTATTGCCCATGTGGATGGTGTCCCCGTGCTGACAAGCCAGTACGGCACGATTAACGGTCAGTATGCGTTACGCGTTGAGCACTTGATCAACCCGATTTTGAATTCGCTGAATGAGGAACAGCCCAAATGA
- the fliO gene encoding flagellar biosynthetic protein FliO — MKTQATLSQPSAVPGSPLLQVSGALFGIIAFILIAAWLAKRFGLAGKTAGARGLKVSASTTLGPRERVVIVEVDDARLVLGVTASNISVLHKLPPAPAVVDERADAPADFQSVMKSLLKRSGRS, encoded by the coding sequence ATGAAAACCCAGGCAACACTATCGCAACCTTCTGCCGTTCCCGGCTCGCCTCTGCTCCAGGTGAGCGGGGCATTGTTCGGTATTATTGCCTTTATTCTTATCGCCGCCTGGCTGGCGAAGCGCTTTGGCCTGGCGGGTAAAACCGCCGGTGCCCGCGGCCTGAAGGTGAGCGCCAGCACCACGCTGGGGCCGCGCGAACGCGTGGTCATCGTCGAGGTGGATGACGCGCGTCTGGTCCTTGGCGTGACGGCCTCAAACATCAGCGTCTTACATAAGCTGCCGCCCGCCCCTGCCGTGGTGGACGAGCGCGCAGACGCCCCCGCGGATTTTCAGTCCGTCATGAAGAGTTTGCTTAAGCGTTCCGGGAGATCCTGA
- the fliQ gene encoding flagellar biosynthesis protein FliQ has protein sequence MTPESVMMMGTEAMKIAIAVAAPLLLVALVTGLIISILQAATQINEMTLSFIPKIIAVFVAIIVAGPWMLNLLLDYMRNLFTNLPYIIG, from the coding sequence ATGACACCCGAATCGGTCATGATGATGGGCACGGAAGCGATGAAAATCGCGATTGCCGTTGCCGCGCCGCTGCTGCTTGTCGCGCTGGTTACCGGTCTGATTATCAGCATCCTGCAGGCCGCCACGCAGATTAACGAAATGACGCTGTCATTTATTCCGAAAATCATCGCCGTGTTCGTGGCGATTATCGTGGCCGGGCCGTGGATGCTGAACCTGTTGCTGGACTACATGCGCAACCTGTTTACCAACCTGCCGTACATCATCGGCTGA
- the fliP gene encoding flagellar type III secretion system pore protein FliP (The bacterial flagellar biogenesis protein FliP forms a type III secretion system (T3SS)-type pore required for flagellar assembly.), with translation MRRLLSLTLAGVGLFAPAVYAQLPGLVSTPLAGGGQSWSLPVQTLVFITSLTFIPAILLMMTSFTRIIIVFGLLRNALGTPSAPPNQVLLGLALFLTFFIMSPVIDKIYTDAYQPFSEDKISMQEALDKGAQPLREFMLRQTREADLALFARLSNTGELQGPEAVPMRILLPAYVTSELKTAFQIGFTIFIPFLIIDLVIASVLMALGMMMVPPATIALPFKIMLFVLVDGWQLLVSSLAQSFYS, from the coding sequence ATGCGCCGTTTGTTATCCCTGACGCTTGCGGGCGTTGGCCTGTTTGCTCCCGCGGTTTATGCACAGCTGCCCGGTCTGGTCTCCACCCCTCTCGCGGGCGGCGGACAAAGCTGGTCGCTGCCGGTGCAGACGCTGGTGTTCATCACCTCCCTGACGTTTATTCCGGCCATCCTGCTGATGATGACCAGCTTCACCCGCATCATCATCGTCTTTGGTCTGCTGCGAAACGCGCTCGGCACCCCTTCCGCCCCGCCAAACCAGGTTCTGCTGGGGCTGGCGCTGTTTTTAACCTTTTTCATTATGTCGCCGGTGATCGATAAGATTTACACCGACGCCTACCAGCCGTTCAGCGAAGACAAAATCTCCATGCAGGAGGCGCTGGATAAAGGCGCGCAGCCGCTGCGCGAATTTATGCTGCGCCAGACGCGCGAGGCGGATCTGGCGCTGTTTGCCCGCCTGTCCAATACCGGCGAACTGCAGGGGCCGGAAGCGGTGCCGATGCGTATTCTTCTGCCGGCCTATGTCACCAGCGAGCTGAAAACCGCGTTCCAGATTGGCTTTACCATCTTTATTCCGTTCCTGATTATCGACCTGGTGATCGCCAGCGTCCTGATGGCGCTCGGGATGATGATGGTGCCGCCCGCAACCATTGCCCTGCCCTTTAAGATCATGCTCTTTGTGCTGGTCGACGGCTGGCAGCTGCTGGTCAGCTCGCTGGCGCAAAGTTTCTACAGTTAA